The genomic DNA GGTATTATCTTGACAAAGGCTATGGTCAGAATTCGAATGAGCCTTCAAGATGCTCATTACGGAGGCAACTTGGTTGATGGTGCAAGAGTTATCCAGATGTTCGGTGATGTTGCTACTGAGTTGTTAATAAGAAATGATGGCGATGAAGGCTTATTCAAAGCCTATGATAACATCGAATTTCTTGCTCCTGTCTATGCAGGAGATTACGTTGAAGCAACAGGAGAAATAGTCTC from Mesotoga infera includes the following:
- a CDS encoding 3-aminobutyryl-CoA ammonia lyase; its protein translation is MLTKAMVRIRMSLQDAHYGGNLVDGARVIQMFGDVATELLIRNDGDEGLFKAYDNIEFLAPVYAGDYVEATGEIVS